The nucleotide sequence ATGTGATCATTATCCTTGATTAACGATTGAAATTTACACAAGTGTTTTGACATTTTAATGGGATCTATTCCCCGTAACTCCCTCAATCTTTCTCAACCTCATTTATTTATCTTTATTATAGTCAATCGTTATCGATCCCTTTCTTTGTTTATGCACTATATACCCTAATCACCGCCACTACCAATGTCTCTACTCAAAACTAAAGTCTCTCATTCATTCAGGAGAGTCTCTTTTTAAGCAACTGATTTTTGTAGACACAAACACGTGACCTACCTTACTTATCCACACACTTCAACCTTTCTTTCTGCAACTTAATAATAATCGCCAATAATATATATTATCCAAATTATTGAACTACCAACGTCttcaattttttgtattttaagcATTTGATTAATTTGATTTGGATTATCAGAATAAATATTCAAGAAAGAATTTATATTTTTCGGtaactactttatttattaaaaaattgaactcaaaatcacttataaaaaaatatacaataccAATATACAATAAACACAGTCATAAATAAGAGTTGGTAGAAATTGACAAAAACACTGGAATGAATCAAAATTCATGCATGTAACTGGAAAGTGAAATTAATACATAAATTCCGGTGTACATACATATATGTCTTCTATAAACATACAATAACGAAAGAAATCCAAAAGAAAAAACAACAGTAATTTTTATCAGTAGTTACTGCTAAAATTTCTACAGTATATATAGTACTTATGCTAATTACACCATTAATCCTTTTCACTAGCTACAGATAGTccataataataaagacgtataTCCCTCAACCAAACAAATACAATGGTAACGAGAGAATACTCCTGtctaattttgttttgttttagtgTTTTACATATCCTTGAAAAAAGGGAAGGAAAAgcctaaataataataaaaggtgACTATTTTCACGAAAACATCTTCATTTTATGTAGAAAGATAGTTAAATGATTTAGcatgtttaattaaatatatttaattgaACTATGTAATAAAAATCAACATGCTGCGGAAGGATTGGTGAAGGGACTAAAGAAGTGGTGAGGCTTGGGGGCCAAGGAGATCAAAGGAGTATTCTTGATGTTATTGGAAGCGCTGCCACCGCTGCCAATGGCAACGGCCCGGTCGCAAGAAGGGCAGATGGTGAGTGTCGCGGCGGGCATGGGAGGCATGTACAAAGGCTGAGACAGTTTGAGTGCCTTAAGCTCTTGAAGCTCTTTCTGTAGCCTTCTGTTCTCATCTGTTAGTGTCTCACAACACTTCTTTAGGAACTCGCAATCTACCTCCGTCTGCTTCAGCTTTGTTCTGTTACAACAACATACTCAATCCAAAAACTTTTTAGATAACAACTAATAATGTGTTTTTACCAATCATCTTTTCATAATATAACATGGTATAATATATTAACCACACCATATCATACCAGGTGTATATCAAAAAGATTAAGtgtttgtttcattattttcataaaaaaaggattttttttgtattttttagagcgttcaaaaaatttttaatagtaaaagtaaagtaataaaaaataaaaaaaaatatcttttttttaagaaggtataatttatatttttttaaaagattttttaaaaatatttttattaattaacctCAGATAAAATTTCCGTGGCTATCCCACTATATTTATTAGAACTTCTGATTTTTCTCATTTATtcaaatatataaatatgtacCAAAAATTAAGCAATAATATCAGCATATATATATACACCTGGCTCTCCGGTTCTGGAACCACACTTCAACTTGTCGAGGCCGTAGATTCAATTGCTTCGCTAAAGCTTGCTTCTGCTTCTGTAAATCCAACCCAACAAACAAACGTATTAATGATATAAAATCACTTAATTATTCTTTGTCTATTACAAATCATACTGAAATTCATCAACATATCTAAACACCAAAAAAcgaataatatattattattattattattattattattatgatacaTGAAGAAACTATACATAGAGATGAACTATGTATTTTTTTTCCATCTTTAGTTGTCATTGAGTCTCTTTGATATTTGgaaacgagagagagagagagagaaactaaTTACAGGATTGAGAGTGCTATGTTGTTTGAAGCTGTCTTCCAACAGAGCAGATTGTTCTTTGGTGAGCCTAAGCTTCTTCCTGGCAGCGGCGGAGGCGGTGGTGCCACCGTCTTCCTCTTCGTCGCTGATTCGCGACGAAAGCCTCTCAATCTCCGTGGCCTCCGCCTCGGCTTCGTCGCTAGCGCTAACATCCCTCTCCCTCTTGACTCCTCTTCTGCAGCCGCTGGAGAAAGACGAAACGGCGCTGTGGTGAGGCGAATTCTGTGCCGACACGTCACCAGTAGAAGGGTAGTCTTCACTACTGTAGACCTTATTGTTGTTAGCCTTGGTAGGGACTACCTGGACCCTATGGTGCTCTTGCGTATCatcgtttttgtttttgttcacaTCGTGACCGGAGAGAGCTAAAGTAAGAGATGGTAATAGTAATTCAGCATCATCGGTTGTTACGGTGGAGGAAGAGGAGTACGGCGGGATCTTAGTAGAGGTAGTTATGGTTTCTTGTGTTGGTGAATCAGAGGAGGAACTCAGAGCCAACCCTAGAACAAGATGAAGGCCTATGTTGTTATTATTATGAGTAGAATCATGATGAAGACCCATTTAAGGTGCTTCAAAATCTTCTTTGTTCTCTTGTGGAAAGGGAGAGGATGAATGAATGATGTAGAAGATAGAGGGATAAGAGacagagaaagagagagttagaTGATTAGATGACGGTGTGGTTTATAAAGTTTCatttgggagagagagagagagagagagagaattgaaattgaaattggaattgGAATTGGGAATGATGGAGTGAGACTATTTGAGTGGGGACGAATGATGGGTGGGTGGCTGTGTGATAATTTGATATATCAAACGGTGGAATAAATGAAGAGAGAAACGAATCCGGTAGTCTTGTTGGAAATCATCAAAGTCCCCCTATATTTTTCCATTGCAAAGGTTGACCATTTGAATTTTCAGCCCCACTGCCACTATTTTTGTATACACACATTACTCTATTATTTTTAGAGTATTATTTGTACTGTATTtatcataaataataattattcaaaattaatatgagttcaaattaatattaataatgtttattatatttttaaaattatcttttaattatgaTACATGCACTTGTAACATCATGTgcatgcatttgataaattttcTACATATTAAACATTATTATACGAAAAATGGATATGgggtttattattttttatttacttttaaacatTACAATTTATCactattaatttaaatataattttcacACATTCCTATTTTTTATTACAATAAAATTAGGCATCGAAACATTTTTCAAACCAAGTCTCCAACTAAAATCGCGTACTTTTTCTTTGTCTTCATACGTACTTATGTGCATGTCGCAccgcttcttcttcctcctcctttgTTATCGTCGACTTCTTCTTCTACATGCGTGATTTTTTCATCGTCATTATTGTCGCTGACTCGCTACCACTGTCGTTGTCGTTGTCGTcgttcttcctctttctctttctttttcctcgTCATCATCCtctttcattatcatcatcatcatcatggtcCTTGTAGATTTTACTTtttcttctcctatatatatattcaaaaaatAAGAGCATGacacaaaaattttttaatgatCACATGCCTAAAATATTGACACTCAACcaacaaattaaaatatatacagTACAGAAATTTTAGTATACAATACAATAATTTTGGTGCATAGCACAAAAATTTTGGTGCCTAACGCGAAATTTTTTATAGATCACACAATCAAAACATTGACTCTTAACCAACAAAATATGCACAACACATAAATTTTAGTGCATAACAGAAATTTTGGTGTATAGTAAATTTTTAAAGAACCACATGTTCAGAACATCAACTCATCCAACTAACAAAATATATTCGCAGTAAAAATTTATGTACTATGTGCAAAAATTTATGTGATATTTACAAATATCTGTGTTATGTACAAAACTTTTTATGTTATATCAATAAATTTGTGCTATgtataaaaatttttgtattatatCAATAATTTTTTACACTCtccaaaaatttttatgttaaaaaaatacaaaaaagaaaaaaacagttACACATGAATATATTTTTTCCATTGAACTTATATCAACTTAATTGGATTTAGTTAAAAAGCGCTTATTTATACAGTGTTGGGCGGATAAGCTAAACATTAATAATGTGCACCAACTAGTTGGATAAACCATTCTGTGTTAGATACGATAGGCACTACAAGAAAAGTTGATTAAAATTGCGGTTATTTTTTGTATTTACAGCGGTTCAAACTGTCATTATTATCAAAAACGGCTCCAAAAAATGCCGTTATCCTAGGCGCCATTATGGTTATTATGGCGGTATTTAAAAATCGCCACAATTACTGAGGATAATACGGTAGTTTTTGCGATGGTTGTGGCGATGTCAACAGCCGTTTTAAACATATAAACAGTGGCTTTTTCCTAGGGTATAATGGCATTTTTTTATAAAATGACGCTTTTAAACCACCATTGTTGAATAACGGCAATTTTCTGTTTAAATTGGCATTTTTATACAAATATGATACGCTTTCTTTATGTAAAATGGCCATTTAAACcgctattttttttaataaaatgacAAATTTAACCACAGTTTTACCTAATTATGATGACAATAGTTTTATGTTTTTTAAAATGGGATTAAAACTACCTTTTTTATCCTAGACAATTTTTTACTCTCTTAAAATAGCTGCTGAAACTACTATTTTGCTcgcattaaaataattttttcctATTTGAATTAGTATTTTCGAAACTCAAACTTTAAAATCCTGTAATAACCAAATGGCATAGCTATAAATCAAACATGATAACAGGATTTTTAATTTATACATGGTCACTGAAAATCAAAAGTCATAATCCAAAAATAAAGTATCAAAGATAACATAATTTTTCAATAACATATCTTAACATATGGTCCTTAATACATAAAATCTTTATCATGCAAGATCATGATTCCTTGTTGCTCGCTCCAGAGAATAAGCCTCCTCTTCTTTGTAGTAGCAACTTCAAAGAGGAGATTTTCAAACAACAAGTGCATTTGATGTTGAATTACTTGCAACAATATAGACAATTCATCCATGAGAAATATGCTACAAGATAAGAAGTATTGATATTTTCACCTAAACATCAACATCATCAGCAACACATGTTATGAACACTACATGTGACAGTAAATCAAAATCACTCATCATTGTTCGAACTTCAAACCTTGCAGTTAAAAGGAATTAATCGATGTTGTTTAATGTTATCAGATAATGAGAGTTATTGATAAGGACAGTTACATAACATTGAAACATCTAATAAGCAAACCAATAACTTGATATATGGAACTGTCACTAAAAATTAGATAACAATTTTAAAgctcaaaaagagaaaaaaatatatcacTGCAATTCTACTTTATTTTTCACACAATCTTGATCATTTGTACTAACAACTCCTACTCCAAATTCTCTCAAGAAATAATTGCACATGGGGAATGGATGGAACTTGGATTTCAGTCCTACACACTTTGATAATCAAGCTCAGTTCTAATGGATAAGTTATGTTTAGATCATGTTCAAAAGTTTTCTAGGACAAAAATGCAAtagatataaaaatatatttgataAGTAAGATAAGAAGACATTTGATAATTAAGATAAGAATTAGCCAATAAAGGCAAAAACCTCCTTTTTAGCAATGTATAACAAAGACAAAGTCATTTTATAACTGACATAAATCATATGTATATTTCAGCGAACATAACAAAATTCCATAAAAAAATTGTTATAGCAAACTAGATTCATAACTAagcaaagaaaattaaaaaataatagaagttCTTATTTCAATTATAAGAAGGTTCAAGGGAGAGAATGAGTATCCTAATTTCAGTTCTGATTTCTCAACCTTGTATAGTGCTGGTGCTTAGTGCTGGTGTGTTCGCTTCATACCCTTAGCTAAACAAGTTGCCGTAACCATAAGAACCTCCTAAAATAGACAATAACCAAATCATTAAGTGTAATAGATGTCAAGCTTTTGATAATAAATTATAGATACATAATTACTACTCACAAGGCCATATATGCTGGTTTGCCACTTTAACCTTATCTTGTTTAATACTTACAAAAAAGTTGGCATCACATCACAAGAGAAAGTGAGAACAACATAATAAAACTGCTAGAAAAGCTTCATAGGAGCCATGCATTCGAATGATATAGTTGGATCAATTCAACATTAATTATAATGAAGTTAGATATATACCTGATAGTATTTATGTCCCAATAATATTATCCAATAATCTACTTATCTATTGTTAACTTTGGGCATATTCTATAAGTCAAACTTAAAAAAATAGGAACAAAGAATAAGGTGGCAACATTTTGATGTAGTccaaatttctctttttttttttttgttgatacTTAAAGTCACTCACAAAAACAGCAGCAACAAGACAAAAAGATACACCCAAGATAAGAAGACAGAATGCTGATCAATCAACACAAAACAAGGTAACTATTAATCACTTCTAACACAATAATTCACTAGTTATTGGCATGAAACAAACAACTTCAatgatattttcttgtttttaagACTCCTTATAAAATGAAATCAGTCTTTTCATCTCCTCCACATTCCCAGATTCATTGttgaatattttttgtttctagtTTTTCATACAGTACAGTCACTCTTTTTATTGCACTTTTTAGCATCTTTGTTCTAAAcatgaaaaggaaaacaaaagggCCAAATAACAGAACATAGAATACCCTTCCTGAATGAAAAACAAGACAAATATAATGAAACCAACTATAGTATCACCCTATATATACGTAGAATTTGGTCTCCGTACCCTTGGTTGTACAAGTTGCCGTAACCACAAGAACCTCCTAAAATAAACAATAACCAAATCGTTAAGTGTCATGTTGAAATTTAtctgaaaactaaaaaaaattaagttaatgATATTAATCAGAATCATCAGATGAAGAAGCTCTCACTATGAACAAGCAAGTGAACAAGATATTTGTACTTAATCATCTCTTAAACCAAGTGAACAACAACAGCTGAACAACATTCAAGGTATTATTCATTGTCACAAACAAGAAAAACAGAATCATTAGTGATAGAGAACAGAGCATATATCAATATAGTGAAGACAGTTTGGATTTGTTATCAAATCAGTTCAAAATTATAAGTTAATATAACTAATGACAAACTTCAAAGCTAATTTATAAGTCCGATTTCTAAGTTAATTACCTCCTGTCCAAAATCCTAACTAAAATCCTACCTCGTAAAACCTAAGAATAATCTTGATGAAAGGAGAAACTCACACCACAGTAGCTCGATGAAGGAGGCTGTAGTCGAAGCACATCACAATGGTAGCGTCATTTTCGACCTTCCTCTAACACAGTGGTGGCATCGTTAGTTTCAGTGCGAAATTAGGGTTGGATAAGATTTTTAGGCCTTTTTGAAATAATGGACTTGGATAATGGCGTTTTCAGACCGCCAGAATCACTAAAACCGCCACATTATGCAAATTAATTATGGTAACACCATAAAATGCCATAATATCCAAATATtacagatttttttatttaaattaaataaatatataaaattacaaaATACATAAAATGTGAGGTATTTATTTACAAAAATGCATACTCTTACACATCTTGAATGCTGAGGGATAACTTAAAAATTGAACATATATCGGTGTCTGAGACCTCGTGCTATGACCGGGAGATGCTGAGACATATCCTGGGTGCACCTAGGATATGTGTTATTATGGAGATCGGGGACTGAGTACCCGAGATATGTGGCAACTAACAAAGGGGTCTCAATACCTGAGATATATACAATCCTCCTGATGGGGTCTCAACATCTGAGATATAATCAAGGGTGTAATTTGAGTCTCAGCATCTAGAATATGTGTATTATGGTTTAGGTATTTCTGCACCCAAGATATATTGGAGAATATCTTTATTTATAGAGCCCATCCCTCAACCATCTCCTTACAATTCACAAATCaatattttcttcctcttctttccattttgttCTGATGGAGAATAATTAAttcttttttgttgttgtttatcCCAATGGAATAGTAAAAAATGGTAATGAAGGAGTGATTTTCAAGTCTGATAAGGCTGTCATGTTGCGCACGAACCTGGTTGATACCCTATATGCACCAAAGACAATCACGCTGAGCAATATAGGGGGAATAGGTACCAAGGAGGTTAGGCGGGTTGCATATAGATTTCTGCACGTGCTTTCGAACAGCGGATTTACCAACAGGTTATTTTGGATTGATGGGATCAGCATGTGAGGGTAATGTTCGACGTACATGCACGGCTAATGCCACAACATGTGATGAAGTTGTATGCTGCGGTCCGTGACGTGGCTGTTGGTGGTGAGCCGTATCCTTCAAGTCCTAAAATTGTCCTGCTGGAGGCTACACCAATCCACTACACCCAGCCTCATGATAGTGTCGACGAGTACGACAGTAAGGGTGATTCAATTTATGTTGTTGGGTCCAGGTTGTCTAGTGATATTGCTTCCGCCGATGAGTATGAGCTAGAGACTCCCACCAGCGGTGTTGGTCGGTTTCTCCTGCCTCCCCCTTTGGCCATTCTTCGATTGTTAGAAGTTCCTAGTCATTATCACACTTTGAATTTGGATGTAATGCAACCGGATGATCTTTTGAATGCTGGTTAAGGGAAGGATTACAATACAGATGGTGGGGTGGAATTCTGAGTTGTTCATAGGTTCAACAACTGTGATGCAATTCTAATGGCGTTGAAGAACTCAGTATTCTACGGAATGCAGAATACAGAGTTTTGGAGTCGGATAGGCTTAAATACTACTATCATTGCAAGCAATTCACCAACGATTGTCCATGGAGTCTTCGTGTGGCACTACGCCAGAACTTGAACTACTGGTATATTTTACGATTTATTTTGGATGAATTAAAGTCTATTATGTTAATTTTGTATTGTACTGAATGTAGACATCAACGAGTAATTTGTAGGGAGGTGTGTAGGTTCGGTGGAGCACACACCTATTTGGTACCAATCATGTCTCAGGACCATGCTCAATTGAATAGTAGTTTAACTTGCAAGGTCGTATTACCTATGATAAAGACTGACCCGTCAGTGTCTATCCCGGTATTTCAAAGTGTGGTGCATCAGAGTTACCATTTCAAGCCCTCGTATCGAAAGGTGTAGATGGCGAAGCAGAAAGCAATTGCCCAGATTTATGACTGGGAAAAGTCGTACAACAGGATACCCGCGCTCTTACAAGCTTTGTAGGAATGTCTCCTAGGTACGATTCAGGATTGTGTTGCTATTTCTTATTACAACGGGAACATGGTTGACGGAGAGTGGAGATAGTTTGATAAGGTATTTTGGGCATTTCCTCCATGCGTTGAGGCGTTTAAGCATTGCAAGTATTTTGTATCTGTGAAGGGAACAAACTTATATGGAAATTACGGGGGCGTGTTGTTAATTGTTGTGGCTCCAGATGGTAATAACAACATTCTTCCCATAACTTTCGCATTAGTCGAGTCTGAGACAACGGTGTCATTAGTCTGACCTCACCCCATGGAAGGTGGAACGTGTAGGTCTCGGGCTTCCACCGCTCAACAAATACAGAGATCAAGAAATTGTCAAATATAAAATCCCCCAACTCTACTGCATGCCCAAATCCCGCCTCCCTAATATAAGGCAATAGGATGTTCGGCGGGAGGGGGGCGAGATCCAGAGTCACACAGCGTGGCAACAGTAACCGTGGTCTCTGCAATATCCATAACATGTACTCTCGCATATTAATCTCATCTAAACAATTAATTGTGTTTAGCCATTACGAAAAATTCTAAACCAATTAGATAAACATTGATGATAAATGCAATAGA is from Arachis ipaensis cultivar K30076 chromosome B01, Araip1.1, whole genome shotgun sequence and encodes:
- the LOC107628133 gene encoding homeobox-leucine zipper protein HAT22; the protein is MGLHHDSTHNNNNIGLHLVLGLALSSSSDSPTQETITTSTKIPPYSSSSTVTTDDAELLLPSLTLALSGHDVNKNKNDDTQEHHRVQVVPTKANNNKVYSSEDYPSTGDVSAQNSPHHSAVSSFSSGCRRGVKRERDVSASDEAEAEATEIERLSSRISDEEEDGGTTASAAARKKLRLTKEQSALLEDSFKQHSTLNPKQKQALAKQLNLRPRQVEVWFQNRRARTKLKQTEVDCEFLKKCCETLTDENRRLQKELQELKALKLSQPLYMPPMPAATLTICPSCDRAVAIGSGGSASNNIKNTPLISLAPKPHHFFSPFTNPSAAC